A genomic window from Actinomycetaceae bacterium MB13-C1-2 includes:
- the rpsA gene encoding 30S ribosomal protein S1 gives MTSSSTSTATATPQVAVNDIGSEEDLLAAIDETIKYFNDGDIVEGTVVKVDRDEVLLDIGYKTEGVILARELSIKHDVDPDEVVAVGDKVEALVLQKEDKEGRLLLSKKRAQYERAWGEIERIKEEDGVVTGTVIEVVKGGLIMDIGLRGFLPASLVEMRRVRELGPYIGRQLDAKIIELDKNRNNVVLSRRSWLEQSQSEVRTNFLNTLQKGQVRKGVVSSIVNFGAFVDLGGVDGLVHVSELSWKHIDHPSEVVEVGQPVEVEVLEVDMDRERVSLSLKATQEDPWQTFARIHAIGQVVPGQVTKLVPFGAFVRVEDGIEGLVHISELAQRHVEMPEQVVKVGSEVFVKVIDIDLERRRISLSLKQANEGVDPESEDFDPSLYGMAAEYDENGNYKYPEGFDPETQEWMEGYDAQREAWESQYAEAQARWEAHRAQVAAAAVADAEEVPTEVEAAASYSSPDSSEGTLASDEALAALRDKLTGGE, from the coding sequence ATGACAAGTTCTTCCACCTCAACAGCCACTGCTACACCTCAGGTTGCAGTCAATGACATTGGTTCTGAAGAGGACCTTCTCGCCGCAATCGACGAGACCATTAAATACTTCAACGATGGTGACATCGTGGAAGGCACGGTCGTAAAGGTAGACCGAGACGAAGTCCTTCTGGACATCGGATACAAGACAGAGGGCGTCATCCTAGCCCGCGAGCTTTCGATCAAACACGACGTGGACCCCGATGAGGTTGTTGCGGTCGGAGACAAGGTCGAAGCCCTGGTTCTGCAGAAGGAAGACAAAGAAGGTCGCCTGCTGCTCTCTAAGAAGCGCGCACAGTACGAACGTGCTTGGGGAGAAATCGAACGCATCAAGGAAGAGGACGGCGTTGTCACCGGTACCGTTATCGAGGTCGTCAAGGGCGGCCTGATTATGGACATCGGTCTACGTGGCTTCCTGCCGGCATCGCTGGTTGAAATGCGTCGTGTTCGCGAACTTGGCCCGTACATCGGCCGCCAGCTTGATGCCAAGATCATCGAGCTGGACAAGAACCGCAACAACGTGGTTCTGTCCCGTCGCTCGTGGCTTGAACAGAGCCAGTCCGAGGTTCGTACCAACTTCCTTAACACCCTCCAGAAGGGACAGGTCCGAAAGGGCGTCGTCTCCTCGATCGTCAACTTCGGTGCGTTCGTTGATCTGGGCGGCGTTGACGGCCTGGTGCACGTGTCTGAACTGTCTTGGAAGCACATCGATCACCCGTCAGAGGTTGTCGAGGTTGGCCAGCCTGTAGAGGTCGAGGTCCTTGAGGTCGACATGGACCGTGAGCGCGTCTCGCTGTCCCTTAAGGCGACCCAGGAAGATCCTTGGCAGACCTTCGCGCGTATCCACGCCATCGGTCAGGTCGTTCCCGGTCAGGTCACCAAGCTGGTTCCGTTCGGTGCGTTCGTTCGCGTCGAGGACGGAATCGAGGGCTTGGTTCACATCTCCGAGTTGGCACAGCGCCACGTCGAGATGCCTGAGCAGGTCGTCAAGGTTGGCTCCGAAGTCTTCGTCAAGGTCATCGACATCGATCTTGAGCGTCGTCGTATCTCGCTGTCGCTGAAGCAGGCTAATGAGGGCGTTGATCCAGAGTCGGAAGACTTCGATCCTTCGCTGTACGGCATGGCCGCCGAGTACGACGAGAACGGCAACTACAAGTACCCCGAGGGCTTCGATCCAGAGACTCAGGAGTGGATGGAAGGGTACGACGCTCAGCGTGAGGCTTGGGAGAGCCAGTACGCGGAAGCTCAGGCCCGTTGGGAAGCTCACCGCGCCCAGGTTGCCGCGGCTGCGGTTGCCGATGCGGAAGAGGTCCCAACTGAGGTAGAGGCAGCGGCTTCATACTCCAGCCCCGACTCGTCAGAGGGAACGCTGGCATCTGATGAAGCGCTTGCCGCACTGCGCGACAAGCTGACGGGCGGCGAGTAG
- a CDS encoding response regulator, with protein MTSETAQSKRVLVAEDEALIRLDIVETLTAAGFDVVADVADGAEAVEQALELEPDLCVLDVKMPKVDGITAAEQILKELSCAVVMLTAFSQAELVERAAEAGAMAYVVKPFGPNDLIPAVEIALSRHAQIESLENEIADLSERFETRKVVDRAKGLLMENMGMTEPEAFRWIQKTSMDRRLSMREVADAVVEQVAGE; from the coding sequence ATGACATCAGAGACAGCGCAGTCGAAGCGGGTTCTGGTTGCTGAGGATGAGGCTCTCATCAGGCTCGATATAGTCGAGACCCTCACAGCAGCCGGGTTTGACGTTGTTGCAGACGTCGCAGATGGAGCAGAAGCGGTCGAGCAAGCACTTGAGCTTGAACCTGACCTCTGTGTCCTCGACGTGAAGATGCCGAAGGTTGACGGGATTACTGCCGCTGAGCAGATCCTCAAAGAACTTTCTTGCGCGGTCGTTATGCTCACGGCTTTCTCTCAGGCCGAACTGGTTGAGCGGGCAGCTGAGGCTGGTGCAATGGCCTATGTCGTGAAGCCTTTCGGGCCGAATGATTTGATCCCAGCCGTGGAGATCGCACTGTCTCGGCATGCCCAGATTGAATCGCTTGAGAACGAGATCGCTGACCTATCCGAGCGCTTTGAGACTCGAAAGGTCGTTGACCGTGCCAAGGGCCTACTTATGGAGAATATGGGGATGACGGAGCCCGAGGCGTTCCGATGGATCCAGAAGACTTCGATGGATCGTCGCCTTTCGATGCGCGAGGTTGCCGACGCGGTGGTTGAACAGGTCGCAGGAGAGTAA
- the polA gene encoding DNA polymerase I, protein MTTKLLVIDGHSMAFRAFYALPVDRFVTSGGQHTNAVYGFLSMLVKLLDTDQPTHIAVAFDESRVSFRTELFPEYKGTRDSAPPEFAGQVELIREVLDAMGIKQTQVVNYEADDIIATLATEGVDEGYEVLVASGDRDTFQLVNDQTTVIYPGRSTSDLVYMTPARIEEKYGLPPAQYPEIAALVGETSDNLPGVPGVGAKTAAQWLAKFGGLDALLENAERVTGKRGEALREHLEEVKMNRRLNHLLTDMDLPFGPDDCVAERPDLMELQVLFDSLEFGSLQGRILKAMGPLWGDERQGPIEQTKEVEESSTEKEKERILVDPKTDLSRYLGRFVAEDGDSIPVALWGEGRLSTTDADLTGLALTSGPLTIVLDPAELSDEQGEAVAIFVATHSNLIVHGGKSLAHAMATRGWELATPSFDTELAAYLARPGLRSYDLAVVARQILRREVSGEDDGALLAIEDLEGAEDSFGGPPARMAENARTVMDLVAPLRKFLAEHDQLSLLSELEIPVSGVLFEMERIGIAIDLPQLRGLRDEYAAETQRAAQDAYDAIGHETALGSPKQLQVVLFEELSMPKTRKTKTGYTTDAEALQELFIKTEHPFLEALLRHRDRTKLVQMIDSLLSVVQPDGRIHTTFSQTASVTGRLASSDPNLQNIPARSEAGIRIREAFVAGPGFENLMSVDYSQIEMRIMAHLSKDKDLIEAFNSGEDLHRTMASQVFGVPISEVTPELRNRIKATSYGLAYGLSPYGLSRQLGVSVEEATHLHHQYFDRFGGIGRYLHEVVEEAAQTGYTETMLGRRRYFPELRSDVRRVRENAERAALNAPIQGSAADIIKLAMIDVARRLHDGGYQSRMLLQVHDELVLEIASGESDEVANLVEEAMGNAVKLSVPLDVAVGEGHSWRDAAH, encoded by the coding sequence GTGACCACAAAACTGCTTGTTATTGACGGCCATTCGATGGCGTTCCGCGCGTTCTATGCCCTACCTGTTGACCGATTTGTCACTTCTGGCGGACAGCACACCAACGCTGTCTATGGATTTCTCTCGATGTTGGTGAAACTCCTCGACACTGATCAACCGACCCACATTGCTGTGGCCTTTGACGAATCGAGAGTTTCCTTCCGCACCGAACTGTTCCCCGAGTACAAAGGCACACGCGACTCGGCCCCACCAGAGTTTGCTGGTCAGGTTGAGCTTATCCGCGAAGTACTGGACGCAATGGGAATCAAGCAGACCCAGGTGGTGAATTACGAGGCTGACGACATTATTGCAACCCTTGCCACCGAGGGGGTGGACGAGGGGTACGAGGTTCTTGTTGCATCGGGAGACCGAGACACATTTCAACTGGTAAACGACCAGACAACGGTCATCTATCCGGGTCGCTCTACCTCAGATCTCGTGTACATGACCCCGGCGCGAATCGAGGAAAAGTACGGTCTACCTCCAGCTCAGTATCCGGAGATCGCGGCGCTGGTCGGTGAGACTTCAGACAACCTTCCCGGCGTCCCCGGAGTCGGGGCGAAGACCGCAGCGCAGTGGTTGGCGAAGTTCGGGGGACTTGACGCTCTGCTTGAGAACGCCGAGCGGGTGACTGGTAAACGAGGTGAAGCGCTCCGCGAACATCTTGAGGAAGTCAAGATGAACCGTAGGCTCAACCATCTACTAACTGACATGGACCTGCCGTTTGGTCCCGACGACTGCGTTGCTGAACGCCCAGACCTAATGGAGCTTCAGGTCCTGTTCGACAGTCTTGAGTTCGGGAGCCTCCAGGGGCGGATCCTCAAGGCAATGGGACCGCTGTGGGGAGATGAAAGACAGGGGCCGATAGAGCAGACAAAAGAGGTCGAGGAGAGTTCTACCGAAAAGGAGAAGGAGAGGATTCTTGTCGACCCAAAGACCGACCTCTCGCGTTATCTCGGTCGCTTCGTAGCCGAGGACGGTGACTCGATTCCAGTTGCTCTCTGGGGTGAGGGAAGGCTTTCAACAACCGACGCGGACCTGACTGGATTGGCACTTACGAGTGGCCCACTCACCATTGTCTTGGATCCGGCAGAACTCAGTGATGAGCAGGGGGAGGCGGTGGCTATCTTCGTCGCCACCCATAGCAACCTCATCGTTCATGGGGGCAAATCACTCGCACACGCAATGGCGACCCGTGGCTGGGAACTGGCGACCCCCTCTTTCGACACTGAACTCGCTGCGTACCTGGCAAGGCCAGGGTTACGTTCATATGACTTGGCAGTGGTAGCAAGGCAGATTCTGCGGCGTGAGGTTAGCGGCGAAGACGACGGTGCTTTGCTGGCCATTGAGGACCTAGAGGGGGCGGAAGACAGTTTCGGAGGGCCGCCCGCTCGGATGGCGGAGAACGCCAGGACGGTTATGGATCTAGTCGCGCCCCTGCGAAAGTTCTTGGCCGAGCATGATCAGCTTTCTCTACTGAGCGAGCTTGAGATTCCCGTCTCTGGTGTTCTTTTCGAAATGGAACGTATTGGGATCGCTATTGACCTTCCCCAGCTCCGAGGTCTACGCGACGAGTATGCCGCGGAGACCCAAAGGGCCGCCCAGGATGCCTATGACGCAATCGGCCATGAAACCGCGCTCGGAAGTCCGAAACAACTGCAGGTAGTGCTGTTCGAAGAACTGAGCATGCCCAAGACGCGTAAGACCAAGACTGGCTACACAACCGACGCGGAGGCTTTGCAGGAACTGTTCATAAAGACAGAACACCCCTTCCTTGAAGCTTTGCTACGTCACCGTGATCGCACAAAACTGGTCCAAATGATCGACTCGCTGCTGTCAGTCGTGCAACCTGATGGGCGCATTCATACCACTTTCAGTCAGACTGCTTCGGTCACGGGGCGACTCGCCTCCTCTGACCCGAACCTTCAGAACATTCCGGCCCGCAGTGAGGCCGGGATTCGAATCCGTGAGGCCTTCGTCGCAGGTCCGGGTTTCGAGAACCTAATGAGCGTGGACTACTCCCAGATTGAGATGCGAATCATGGCGCACCTCTCTAAGGACAAGGACCTGATCGAAGCGTTCAATTCGGGGGAAGATTTGCACCGGACCATGGCCTCTCAGGTCTTTGGTGTTCCAATAAGCGAAGTAACGCCCGAACTGAGAAATCGAATAAAGGCCACCTCATACGGCCTGGCATACGGGTTGTCTCCCTATGGGCTCTCCCGGCAACTGGGAGTGTCGGTGGAAGAAGCGACTCACCTCCATCACCAGTACTTTGACAGATTTGGCGGAATTGGCCGTTACCTACACGAGGTCGTCGAGGAAGCCGCGCAGACCGGCTACACCGAAACGATGCTGGGTCGCAGACGGTACTTTCCCGAGTTGCGATCCGATGTGCGTCGCGTCCGTGAGAATGCAGAGAGAGCTGCCCTCAATGCGCCGATCCAGGGCAGCGCGGCCGACATCATCAAACTCGCAATGATTGACGTCGCAAGGCGGTTGCATGATGGGGGCTACCAGTCACGAATGCTGTTGCAGGTTCACGACGAACTGGTGCTCGAAATTGCCTCCGGCGAGTCTGACGAGGTCGCTAATCTGGTCGAAGAAGCTATGGGCAATGCCGTGAAGCTTTCTGTCCCGCTGGACGTGGCGGTAGGTGAGGGACACTCCTGGAGAGACGCAGCCCACTAA
- a CDS encoding BMP family ABC transporter substrate-binding protein, translating into MKTSRRSLTALAAGGVLAMVLAACGSAPSGTESDSSESGEQSSDSATGSSTGTDPAAKVCMVAGLGGLDDKSFNQSGWEGLQRARDDLGIQIEVSETFSDEDYVPHIENMVQEGCDMVVGVSFMMTQAMTDAAKKYPDVKFALVDDVFPEELPNAKGVVFNAAEATYLAGYLAAGMTKTGSVGVFLGGKIVPTMLFADGYVDGVAKYNEVHGTDVKVVGWDKEAQDGIATGDFENVQRGLEFTKRMIDQGVDIILPVAGTVGSGALAAAAESKGVSVIWVDVDGYYSEPDYAQYILTSVLKEIGNALYTTVEELVNDQWSDSDYIGTLSNEGVGLAPWHDFEDQVPAELSEEIDQIRQDIIDGKIDVTSTNAPS; encoded by the coding sequence ATGAAGACTTCACGACGCTCTCTCACAGCTTTAGCGGCAGGCGGGGTCCTCGCGATGGTCCTTGCTGCATGCGGCAGTGCTCCGAGCGGAACCGAATCAGATTCGAGCGAGTCTGGTGAGCAATCATCGGATTCGGCCACAGGCTCGTCAACAGGTACCGATCCTGCGGCCAAGGTCTGTATGGTTGCCGGCCTTGGGGGACTGGATGATAAGTCCTTTAACCAGTCCGGTTGGGAAGGCTTACAGCGAGCGCGTGACGACCTCGGAATCCAAATCGAGGTCTCAGAAACATTCTCGGATGAGGACTACGTGCCACACATCGAGAATATGGTTCAAGAGGGCTGCGATATGGTCGTCGGGGTCTCGTTCATGATGACCCAGGCAATGACCGATGCCGCCAAGAAGTACCCGGACGTTAAGTTTGCTTTGGTTGATGATGTCTTCCCGGAGGAGCTTCCGAACGCAAAGGGTGTTGTCTTCAATGCTGCTGAGGCAACATATCTCGCAGGCTACCTGGCTGCAGGGATGACAAAGACTGGAAGCGTCGGCGTTTTTCTTGGAGGCAAGATCGTCCCGACCATGCTGTTCGCGGACGGATATGTCGATGGCGTAGCAAAGTACAACGAAGTTCATGGAACTGATGTAAAAGTTGTCGGCTGGGACAAAGAAGCTCAGGACGGAATTGCCACCGGTGATTTTGAGAATGTCCAGCGTGGACTTGAGTTCACCAAACGCATGATCGATCAAGGGGTTGACATTATCCTGCCGGTGGCAGGCACGGTTGGAAGCGGTGCCCTGGCGGCGGCCGCTGAGAGCAAGGGCGTATCGGTCATCTGGGTGGACGTCGACGGCTACTACTCAGAGCCTGACTACGCGCAGTACATCCTCACTTCGGTGCTCAAAGAGATCGGTAACGCGCTCTACACGACTGTTGAGGAACTGGTAAATGATCAGTGGTCGGATAGTGACTACATCGGAACCCTTTCGAACGAGGGCGTGGGCCTGGCTCCATGGCACGACTTTGAAGACCAGGTTCCCGCTGAGCTGAGTGAAGAAATCGATCAAATTCGTCAGGACATCATCGACGGAAAAATCGATGTCACCTCAACGAACGCCCCGAGCTAA
- a CDS encoding PaaI family thioesterase, with product MEQERQTERPSRSDIRGSISPHNPGLDSPSSGDSPALRERYESALGAKMGMDLISATADETIIRMPVEGNTQILGILHGGATAALCESAGSIAATRHAWKVGEESGTELVAVGTDLTMAHVRSIRSGTVTAVAKAVHLGRRTTVHEVTVTDQDGRVISTCLARNMIIEP from the coding sequence ATGGAACAGGAACGGCAGACCGAGCGCCCATCACGAAGTGACATCCGAGGAAGCATCTCGCCTCATAACCCCGGGCTGGATTCGCCCAGTAGCGGAGACAGTCCTGCACTACGTGAACGTTATGAGAGCGCTCTTGGGGCAAAGATGGGGATGGACCTGATTAGCGCGACGGCGGATGAGACAATTATCCGGATGCCGGTCGAGGGAAACACTCAGATCCTCGGAATACTGCACGGTGGCGCGACCGCGGCGCTCTGTGAAAGTGCCGGGTCGATCGCGGCGACTAGGCACGCTTGGAAAGTCGGAGAGGAATCAGGAACCGAGTTGGTGGCCGTTGGTACGGATCTGACAATGGCCCATGTTCGCTCGATCCGTTCTGGCACCGTCACCGCCGTGGCAAAAGCCGTTCATCTTGGGCGGCGTACCACGGTTCACGAGGTTACAGTCACTGACCAAGACGGACGAGTTATCTCAACCTGCCTTGCAAGAAACATGATCATCGAACCATAA
- the uvrB gene encoding excinuclease ABC subunit UvrB, translating to MSSELRLPQDVEQLRAEAPFEVISEFDPSGDQPQAIAEMVRRINDGEQDVVLLGATGTGKSATAAWLIEQIQRPALVMAPNKTLAAQLASEFRELLPNNAVEYFVSYYDYYQPEAYVPQTDTYIEKDSSINDEVERLRHSATNSLLTRRDTVVVSSVSCIYGLGTPEEYVARMMQLHVGDIVPRDQLLRSFVEMQYSRNDMAFTRGTFRVRGDTIEIIPVYEELAIRIEMFGDEIEAIQVLHPLTGEVVREVPNVHIFPATHYVAGEVRMAKAIESIEKELEERVSWFEKRGKLLEAQRLRMRTTYDLEMMREMGTCAGIENYSRHIDGREEGTPPHTLLDFFADDFVLIIDESHVTVPQIGAMYEGDMSRKRTLVEHGFRLPSAMDNRPLKWDEFLERIGQTVYMSATPGPYEQAKDPHPVEQIIRPTGLIDPRVIVKPTEGQIDDLLEEIRVRTERNERVLVTTLTKKMAEDLTVYLAERGVKVEYLHSDVDTLRRVELLRELRQGKFDVLVGINLLREGLDLPEVSLVAILDADKEGFLRSTRSLIQTIGRAARNVSGEVHMYADNVTDSMKAALDETERRREKQIAYNKLHGVDPQPLRKKIADVTDMLARENVDTEELLAGGYRKSVATQRTKDSVLPPVSKRDSLPEAESELIALIEDLSDQMLSAAEELKFELAGRLRDEIQDLKRELRGMQEAH from the coding sequence ATGAGCAGCGAACTGAGATTGCCACAGGACGTGGAGCAACTGCGTGCGGAGGCACCCTTCGAGGTCATCTCCGAGTTCGACCCTTCGGGCGATCAACCACAGGCGATCGCCGAAATGGTCAGGCGCATTAACGACGGGGAACAGGACGTAGTCCTACTGGGCGCAACCGGTACCGGCAAGTCCGCGACGGCGGCTTGGCTCATCGAGCAAATTCAGCGTCCGGCACTGGTGATGGCGCCGAACAAGACCTTGGCCGCTCAGCTCGCATCGGAGTTTCGTGAATTGCTTCCGAACAATGCCGTCGAATACTTCGTCTCTTACTACGACTACTACCAGCCCGAGGCATACGTACCCCAGACGGATACCTACATCGAGAAAGACTCGTCGATTAATGACGAGGTAGAAAGACTGCGACACTCAGCCACCAACTCCCTCCTGACCAGACGTGACACCGTGGTGGTGTCCTCAGTTTCGTGTATCTATGGTCTTGGAACTCCAGAAGAGTACGTGGCACGGATGATGCAACTACACGTCGGCGACATCGTCCCCCGCGACCAGTTACTCCGCTCATTTGTTGAGATGCAATACTCCCGCAATGACATGGCCTTCACCCGAGGGACCTTCCGAGTGCGGGGGGACACGATTGAGATCATCCCCGTCTACGAAGAACTGGCGATCCGCATCGAGATGTTCGGTGACGAGATTGAGGCAATCCAGGTTCTCCACCCGCTTACCGGTGAGGTGGTTCGTGAGGTGCCAAACGTACACATTTTTCCCGCCACGCACTATGTAGCTGGGGAAGTCCGAATGGCCAAGGCAATCGAGTCGATTGAAAAGGAACTAGAAGAGCGCGTCTCCTGGTTCGAGAAACGTGGCAAGCTCCTTGAGGCACAGAGACTCCGGATGCGTACCACCTACGATCTTGAAATGATGCGCGAGATGGGAACTTGCGCCGGGATCGAGAACTACTCACGCCACATTGACGGACGTGAAGAAGGAACCCCACCGCACACCCTCCTAGACTTCTTCGCCGATGATTTTGTCCTAATAATCGACGAGTCCCACGTGACGGTGCCGCAGATCGGGGCAATGTACGAGGGAGACATGTCGAGAAAGCGCACGCTGGTTGAGCATGGGTTCCGGCTCCCTTCCGCGATGGACAATCGACCCCTGAAGTGGGACGAATTCCTTGAACGGATCGGCCAGACCGTCTATATGTCGGCAACACCCGGACCTTACGAGCAGGCGAAAGACCCCCATCCAGTCGAACAGATCATCAGGCCGACAGGGCTGATTGACCCCAGAGTCATCGTCAAACCCACCGAGGGACAGATCGATGATCTTCTCGAAGAGATCCGTGTCCGCACCGAACGCAATGAGCGTGTTTTGGTCACCACTTTGACTAAAAAGATGGCGGAGGATCTAACCGTCTATCTCGCTGAGCGCGGGGTAAAGGTCGAATACCTGCATTCAGATGTCGACACTTTGCGCCGAGTAGAGTTGCTTCGAGAGCTGCGCCAGGGCAAGTTTGATGTGCTGGTAGGAATCAACCTGCTTCGTGAGGGGCTGGACCTCCCGGAGGTATCGCTCGTCGCGATCTTGGACGCAGACAAGGAGGGCTTCCTCAGGTCCACCAGATCACTCATCCAGACCATTGGCCGCGCCGCGAGAAACGTCTCCGGGGAAGTTCACATGTACGCGGACAACGTTACGGACTCGATGAAGGCAGCCCTCGACGAGACAGAACGTCGCCGCGAGAAGCAGATCGCCTACAACAAGCTACACGGAGTAGATCCCCAGCCCCTGCGAAAGAAGATTGCGGACGTGACCGACATGCTTGCCCGCGAGAATGTCGACACAGAAGAACTTCTGGCTGGTGGCTACCGAAAGTCTGTGGCAACGCAAAGAACGAAAGACTCGGTGTTGCCGCCGGTGTCCAAGAGAGACTCGCTGCCCGAGGCCGAGAGCGAGCTAATCGCTCTTAT
- a CDS encoding G5 domain-containing protein — MASKTKSTPRRALIGALSVIALSIPAMAASAVSPDASKADQTIADPHEGQKVVRVGSIPYRTIVIEDENLPEGVEVEEQAGVNGVTNVYAAVSDTVLKYSGLFPEVVTPPTDRVIHRGTKIDLPVAKEPEPEPEPEPVIEVVERSQTIEVPQTTSVDYGSFSSTGQYSVDDLMYMGVIGWNGFKFTYYSQGVLPGGGLAIPGRHVNEGGFVADGDGYIVLAAPPGVAHGTVYGTPFGYSGKVYDTCASCTSSPLWLDVYIR; from the coding sequence ATGGCGAGCAAAACCAAGTCGACGCCGCGGCGAGCACTGATTGGCGCGCTGTCTGTCATCGCTCTTTCCATCCCTGCCATGGCTGCATCTGCTGTGTCACCGGACGCCAGTAAGGCCGATCAGACCATCGCCGATCCACACGAGGGACAGAAGGTTGTCCGCGTTGGTTCCATTCCCTATCGGACCATCGTCATCGAAGATGAGAACCTGCCCGAGGGAGTTGAGGTTGAGGAACAGGCGGGCGTTAACGGAGTGACCAATGTTTATGCCGCAGTCAGCGACACGGTTCTGAAGTACTCGGGACTGTTTCCTGAAGTTGTTACGCCACCAACCGACCGTGTGATTCATCGGGGCACAAAGATCGACTTGCCGGTTGCAAAAGAACCCGAACCGGAGCCAGAACCGGAACCCGTCATAGAGGTGGTTGAACGGAGCCAGACCATTGAGGTCCCGCAGACCACAAGTGTTGATTATGGAAGCTTTAGCAGTACCGGGCAGTACAGCGTGGACGACCTGATGTACATGGGAGTTATCGGCTGGAATGGTTTCAAGTTTACGTACTACTCCCAAGGCGTTCTACCGGGTGGTGGGTTGGCTATTCCTGGTCGTCATGTGAACGAGGGCGGTTTCGTCGCAGATGGTGACGGATACATTGTCCTTGCCGCTCCGCCAGGAGTTGCTCATGGCACGGTGTATGGAACCCCGTTCGGTTACTCGGGCAAGGTTTATGACACGTGTGCTTCGTGTACCTCTTCGCCGCTCTGGCTTGACGTCTATATCCGCTAG
- the coaE gene encoding dephospho-CoA kinase, whose product MGAIEIAGTLRSGLATAEVLSVPRAVVDRRLKHGHRLYLGLTGGIGSGKSSLGSGLANAGAVVISADELAREVVLPGSVGLAEIVETFGEQVLFDDGSLNRSVLAELVFADGEARVKLEKITHPRIAGEARSRVMATPSNSLLVYDVPLLVENQMADQFDMVIVVDAPINQRLERLENRGLVRTDALSRLEAQADEEQRRAVAHIWVKNRGTQADLDQLASAMVREWFSPVLDEA is encoded by the coding sequence TTGGGTGCTATCGAGATCGCTGGAACTCTGAGGTCCGGTCTGGCGACGGCTGAGGTCCTATCCGTTCCCAGAGCCGTTGTTGATCGACGCCTAAAGCACGGGCACCGTCTCTATCTAGGTCTGACCGGCGGTATAGGATCTGGAAAATCGTCCCTAGGCTCCGGACTGGCAAACGCCGGGGCAGTCGTTATCTCTGCAGATGAGCTTGCACGTGAGGTGGTGCTGCCAGGCTCTGTCGGACTGGCCGAAATAGTTGAAACGTTCGGCGAACAGGTTCTCTTTGATGATGGATCACTCAACCGCTCAGTTCTTGCCGAGCTTGTTTTCGCTGATGGGGAAGCGCGAGTAAAGCTTGAGAAGATTACCCATCCACGAATCGCCGGAGAAGCCAGGTCTCGGGTCATGGCTACGCCATCAAACTCACTACTCGTCTACGATGTGCCGCTTCTAGTGGAAAATCAGATGGCTGACCAGTTCGATATGGTCATTGTCGTAGATGCTCCCATCAATCAGCGCCTAGAAAGACTCGAGAATCGCGGCCTCGTCCGAACCGATGCGCTAAGTCGACTCGAAGCACAAGCTGATGAGGAGCAAAGACGGGCGGTCGCGCATATTTGGGTTAAGAACCGCGGGACGCAGGCGGATCTTGATCAACTGGCATCGGCAATGGTCAGAGAGTGGTTTTCTCCGGTTTTAGATGAGGCGTAG